In the Neomonachus schauinslandi unplaced genomic scaffold, ASM220157v2 HiC_scaffold_1774, whole genome shotgun sequence genome, TTGGGCAATCAGAATCGGGGgggcactgaggctcagaggagggggGTCTCCCAGGGACGCACCTCTCCGGAGAGCAGGTTGAAGAGATGGGTGGGGAAGGTGACCAGGCCTTGGGGGTTGGGGTTGTAGAAGCCGCAGGATGAGAAGGTGTTAGGGCCAGGGGGACCCGGGGGAGTCCCTTCCAGCCAGGTGGGCAGCAGCGTCATGCAGGCCTTAAGTACTGATGCCAGCACGTTCAGAAGCACCAGGAAGCGCAGCAGGGAGAAGTAGGACTCAGTGCCGGCGCCAAATTGGCCTGCAGGGGGCGCCAGAGAGGCCTGGGGCTCCTTTCTGAGTCTGGAGTCCCGGggccctcagacccaggagtccggacccccagcccctcctccctcagacccaggagtccggacccccagccccctcctccctcagacccaggagtccaggcccccaggtCCTCCTCGCTCAGATCCAGGAGTCCGGGCCCCccggctccctcctccctcagacccaggaatccaggatctcaaccccctcctccctcagaccctcaTCCCTCATCCCTCAGACCCGGGAGTGGGGCCCGCCCCAAGACACCAGCCTCAACCCCACCGCACCCCCAATTCTCTTCAGCGTCCACGCCCAGGGTTGCAAGGTGTGCAGGCCTGCCTTCATCTTCTCCTTGGACCGCCGAAGCCGCAGGGCCCACTGTGTGGATCTGGAACCCGATCCCTGAGCCACCTGGTCCCTGGCATGGCTCTGCCTGGTAGGGAAACAGATTCAGAGACAGAATAGGAAGTGCCCAGCAGCTCCATCTGGACACCACCCAAATGTAGAAACAAGACAACGGTGGGACCAGGAAGTAAATTGCAGTATGTGGGTAACTCGTAATTACTCCACAGCAACAGGAAGAGACAGCGAATGCATAAAGAGCCAGGCAGGATATCCCGACTGCAGGATCTGTGTACAGAGCTCCAGAGCAAACGCACACCCTGCTCTTTACGGATGCACTCGAAGGTGGCAAAGCTCTACAGATAAGCAAGGACGAGAtcgtcaggggcgcctgggtggctcggtcgttgggcgtctgcctttggctcaggtcatgagcccggggtcctgggatcgggccccgcatcaggctccctgctcggtgggaagcctgcttccccctctcccactccccctgcttgtgttccctctcttgctgtctctgtcaaatacataaaatctttaaaaaaaaaaaagatattcaggcacctgggtggctcagttggtgaagcgactgccttcagctcaggtcatgatcctggagtccctggatcgagtcccgcatcgggctccctgctcggcagggggtctgcttctccctctgaccctcccccctctcatgtgctctctctcattctctctctctctcaaataaataaataaaatcttaaaaagaaaagatattcatAGAAGTCTGGGATCTGGGGCGTGTGGGGTGCTTCTGGTCCCGCAGAGCTGTGTCTTGTCCTATGTGGAATTTGCCTGGGATCTTGCGGTGGGAATCTCTCAGTGTATACACAACGTTTGGTACACTTTTCTGTAGgcaaatataaaggaaaagtaaaaaggaaagaaggaaggtgtgatcctgtgatttataataaatatatatctggGTTTTGTCCCTCTTCCTGGCACAGAGGTTTAAAAACCCTTGGGATGCCCTAAGCGATGAGATAAAGGCGTCTTTTGTAACATAAGCGAGGTGACTTTTGAATCCCAACTAAGAGTGCGGGCTGGCTgccagggggaggagaggagcggGCTGGAGGCTGAATTCCATCGCCAGTGGCCAAAGATTTAATCAAGCATGTCTGTGTGACAAAACCACCCTAAAAACCCAAAATGATGGGGTTTGGAGAACAATTTCAAGCCACACGACCCCAGCCTCAGAAGAGCCCTGCACTTGCTTCTCACGTTCTGCTCTTCTCGGGTACAAATGCGTAACACCAGTATCCCGCACTTGCCCGGAGTTCCAGTGCAGTGCTTTGTTTTTAGGAAAGACCCACATGACTGTTTGCTTTATGCTGAGCAGGATTACGAAAGGTTTGATAGGACGCCGTCCTTCGGATAGCGGGGGAAACCTGTAATTGTTGCCCAGGCGGCCCAGCACGTTCATTGTTCACCAGCCCTGCAAATCGGGTAGACCGGGAAGGGAACgatggaagaggcagagaggaaaacaCGAAGAACAGATTTCAGGCATGGGGAGAAATCGCCAGagtagagacagagaacatgaacCCGGGCGAGGGAAGAGTCCCAGAGTCAGGGAAACAGGACTCTTTGgagtcagagaaacagagacccaggcgggggaaagaagccagagaagcagagagagacagccgaGTGAGAAGCAGACACAGCACCAACAAGTCAGACTATGGTCCTCACCTGGCTGGGAAGCGGGAGGGGAGACTCACCTGTGTGCCCGGCGGGCCTGCATGGGCCAGGGCAGTTcccgggaggggaggggctccTCCAGCTCCTTTTGGGCGGCTTCTGCGATGGCTTGGACGttcctctctccatcttcttcctcctcctccaatgcCCCCCACGGCAGAACCCCAGGACCTCGGTACCGAAGGGTAGCAGCACTGGGGAGCTCATTCAGCACAGAGGAGAGCGACGGGCCTGGGGCAGGACAGCAGGGGCTCGGAGGGCCCAGGagtcccagcctccagcccctcctccctcagacccaggagtccaggcccccagcccctcctccctcagacccaggagtgcagccccccagcccttcctccctcACACCCAGGGGTCCagacccagcccctcctccctcacaccCAGGAGTCCAGCCCCCGGGGCCCTCCTCCCTCACACCCAGGAGTCCAGCCCCCGGGGCCCTCCTCCCTCACACCCAGGagtccagcccccagcccctcctccctcagacccaggagtccaggccccagctccctcctccctcagacccaggagtctgGGCCTCATGCCCCCTCTGCAAGCACCCAAATGTGGGCCCTCTAGACCCCTCCTACCTCAGGACTGAGGAGCCCACTCTTcagcttccttttttctcttattcaggAATTTTTTACCCTGGGCCCCCTCCCCTACACTGGAGTCTGGACCTCCAGACTCTCCCACCCCCCGCAGGACGCAGGAGTCCCAGCCCCTGGTTGCCTTCTCCCTCAAAAAGCCAGGAATCAaaatccctccccctgctgccctCTGGACCCTGGAGTCCgggcctcccttccctgcctccctcaggATTCCCACCAGCCCAAGGGGCTGGACAccaccccccactgccccacCTGCTCTGGCCTCCCGGGGTGCCGACCACCCTCCAGAGGAGCCCCAGGCCTCCGGTTCCCACGTCGGGCGCTCTTCCATGGCCCCAAGTGAAACTGTTTCCGTCTCTAGGGGCCAGCTGGGCGGGGACtgccccagggaaggaagggaccTGCGTAGGTCCGTACCTGGCCAGCAGGTGGCTCGGGGCGGGGAGTACGAAGTACTTGCCACCAGGTATCATGGCGGCTGCTCCAGAAGGTCTCCCAGGAACCGAAACGCCCGGATGCCGGAGCGCATCACCTCGCGGCCGCGGGAGCCCCACACCTGTTGATCACCCCCAGACACACGTACTGTCTTCGTGAAACATTTTATTGGGGGAGTTCACACATTCTGATCCTATTTTAGGCCAGAGAATGACAAGAGGGTGACAGGAGCGCTGGGGCTGAGGTGGCTCCGATGGAAGCTGCAAGAACCATGTCCAAAGGCCTGCtccttggtgcctcagtttccccgttaTGAAATGGGAGGGTTATGTTCCCTGCCAGGCTTGAAACGCTGTTCTATGAACGTCGGGCAAAGGCCTCGAGAGAGGTTCCCCACTCCCAGAACCTGCCGGGCAGCTCCCGCCCCACACCGTGGGGCCAGAAGAGGGGAATCTGACGGGGAAACCCTGTGGCCCAGGGGCCCCTGCTGGGGGCGCTCGCCTGAATCCCTGGATGCTGGGGCGGGGACAAAGGGGGCTTCTCCCCTGGACAACACCTGGACTTTCCAGGAGGGAAAACAGCCTCCTGAGCCCTCAGGGCAGAcggcaggggagcagggagggcaccccccgccccgccttgctgcatggggtgggggggcagagctGAGGAATGGGAATCCTCCCCAGGCCCTCAGCCAAATTCGGCTCTTTCTGGGAAAGGACACAGCAGCCTGGTTCCCGGGATTCCCAGGCAAAAGCGTGGTGGCTGGACTGACAAGCCGAGGGACCTTCGTGGCGGCAGCCGCCTCCTCCCTACTCCTCCCGGAGCTTTTCTGGGGCAAGGCTGGTGGCCTGGGGCGCCGTCTTCCTCCGGCTGGGgctgcccccacccagggccagccccagccccagggccgcCAAGGCCAGGATGTGGATGCAGAAGTAGATGGAGGCCCAATACCGGAGCGTGTCTCCCAGGGAGAGCAGCACGAAGCCCATGCACATGTAGTCATAGGCACGCATCTTCAGGAACCAGTGCACCCAGTCCCAGGCCTTCTGGGCCCCGGGGCTGAGCCGCCCCCGCAGGGCTGACTCCAGCCGGCCCTCGGCCGCCAGGCACAGCGGGATGGTCAGGAAGCTTAAGTAGTAGCCGGGGTGCAGGCCATGCCAGTAGGCACTCAGCAACATGGTCCAGGcgctcctgggggaggggctgaggttcaggacccaggagcccagcccccagccctcctccctcagacccaggagtccagcccccagaccctcctccctcagaaccaggagtccaggcccccagccccatcctcctcc is a window encoding:
- the LOC123323879 gene encoding lysophospholipid acyltransferase 7-like; translation: MLLSAYWHGLHPGYYLSFLTIPLCLAAEGRLESALRGRLSPGAQKAWDWVHWFLKMRAYDYMCMGFVLLSLGDTLRYWASIYFCIHILALAALGLGLALGGGSPSRRKTAPQATSLAPEKLREE